The nucleotide window ataaacgaggACACATTATTTTGTAACGCCTAAGAGAAAAAATTACTACACTGATATTCATGAAACATGTAGTCTAGTCGGTGTAATTTTATGAAACGTGAATTgcatgttaataaataacatacagaGTATTCGGTGATTGCCTGTCTACCGACTTACTTCTCGTCGCATCGTTCAAAACAATATCAAGTTGTTTCTTACGTTTCTCGAGTCTGTCAatcatttttatagatttaatatcctttaaaacaaacctttattaatttttaaaaaagaccaagattgtttaattttactgtaTTCGTATAATACGTCCTCAGTTATTCTATTCTCCATTTCTTAATCGATACGAATGTATTCTCGTGGGTctatggattatttattttattaatgtttttttttttttatttcaggatGTCATTTCGCAATGTCTGAACCGTCAACCCCAAAACATCGTATTCAACAGGCAAATTCCAGAAACAATAATCGAAGCACCGCTCAATAACCCTTTATCATATCAACAAACTCTGATAGAAAATCCGAATATTCCATCATTACCCCAACTCGTATCACCAGCTCCCACCACAATCATTACAGATTGTACGCCATCCGTGTGCCAGAACTTGGTAAATACGTTGCAACTGATGATAGTGAGTAATTTGCTCAAAAATACGAAAGGTGGTTCAGAATTAGCGGCTCAACTGGCATCACCGATTATTGGAGAAGCCCTTTCATCGCCGGCGTTTTCGTGCGGTTGTCCTGAAAGGTATTTTCCAAATACTGTTCCTAATATCATTTCGCCTGGTATCAATTTTCCTGATTTATATCCAGGTCTGATAAATTCTAACATAATATCTGGAACTTCCGTACTTTCAGGCCCAGGTGTTGCTCATGTAAACAATAACCCtttaattggaaatattttcGGTATGTTAGGTAAATGATCGTTTtagtatttaagttattattatttttaaattaataaattattgagtaTGCTGTATCTTTTTTGCCTTTTGTAAATTACCTCGACCCaagatttaaaagtttttaccaACAATCAGTATGGACCTCTCACagctcttataaataatatgtcacCGCTTTGTTATAGtagtctttaatattatttaaagttaggtTAATCACTTAACTGAAGACAGCTCGGGATTAAAGCTGAATGCTTTGTACGcagagattttattatttcgtaagcTCACCGTGCGTAATTTAATGTGGATGGAGATGAAGCCAATATGTTTATCGTGTATAACGAACTACtccttaaataaaacaaaagacggAACTGttgtcaattatttttagtaatagcGATTGCATGATACAATCATAAGAAAGTGGTTATTGATATAGGTACATTTCTGAGATATGTCTaagaaatgtatgtatatcaaacatttgatgtatatttttttttttgtagttgatactaaataaaacaatgtaacttaaataaaaacagtttattacataaatgtctaacaataataacaatacttaataatagAAACCTTTTGGGAAGCCGTTGCACCCACAACCACAAGGCTCGAACGGTAACGCTTCCACGTTGAAACTGACGCATGGCATAGTTGTCGGCATGTAACCGAAATTACATGTTAATTGAGCTGGAATAGCGGGTGGGATTAGTACCTCAGCGGCGACAGGTGCATATGGCCCAGTTGGGGCAATAATTTCCTTTACGTTACCAAAGTAATTGGGACAATAGGGATTAGCCGTGATAACCTCTGGTATATAACCCGGATTGAAAGGACCAACAGAAGAAATAAATTCTGAGATACCACCAAAGAACGGTGAAAATTGGGAAGGAGTAACTACTTCGGTTACTCCACCGTAATTAGGTAAATAATTAGGCATGTATGACGTGGGAGTGAGTACCTCAGTTACTCCACTAAAACAGCCTGGTGTGAAGGGCGAGACTATCTCCGTCAGACCTCCATAGAAGTTCGGTGTGCAtggatttgaatttataatttcagtcACACCTCCAATACATCCAGGATTAAAAGCGGACACTGGTGTAATGACTTCTGTGAAACGATCACAATAATTATTCGTGAACGGATTTTGTGTAAAAACTTCAGTTACGCCACTAAAAAAGTTAGAGCCACATGTCGGTGTAACAACTTCTGTAAAACCACCAAACACGTTATTTAACGGGAATTGTTGTACACATGGTGTTGTTGAAATTACTTCAGTAAGACCCCCGTATATATTAGGATTCAGTGTTGCTATATTATTGAAGCCGATATTAGGAGTAATAATTTCTGTAACCCCACAGGGCGTTGCTGCGATTGTTTCAGTGTATCCGTTATAGCAATTTGGAATGAAAGTTTCAGTGACGCCGTAAGGATTCGAGCAGAAAGTTTCTGTAATACCTCCATAGCAAGTGGGCGTTATGGTTTCGATTAAAGGAACGCAAGGAGGTATAACTTCGATAGGTGTAGGGCAAGGCGCAACGACATCAACTACGGGAGAACACAATGGACCAAATCTTTCAAGAATCGGTGCGAATGTGTTCAGTAATGAATTCGGAGCGATTTTCGATAGCTTAGACTCGATGAGGTCGCTCACTATTAATAACTGTAAAGCATTCGCTAAAGCGTTTGACACGGAGTTATCGACTACAGTCGTAGAGACCACTGGTGACGTCATGACTTGCGGTGCAGTTAAATAAGGTCCATTGGTAAGTAGCTGTGGACTCGTCACGATGGGATTTGGTCCACAGCCCCCACAGTATTGTGAATTAacctgaaattataaaaaaagatacaatacaattgagaatattttgttattttgccCACGGCAACCACCAAATAGCAACCAGGTCAGATTGAACTATACTAGACTGTTAATAACAGAGCGGGTAGTATAATCTGTTCCAATGTTTATAGTCATCTTAGAAAATATGTAAAAGTCTATATCGGATGAAATTTATCCAAAcacctatttttatatataagattataacaTTCTTAGtatcttattatttagtttcaatttaattttctaccATTTAGCGTCCAGTAAAgttttaatttgctttataaatttcatgaaatGGTCCAGAGAGCACTTTGAACTTTTCTTCTATTAAAGCTGTGCCCGGGGAATACGCTTTTTATTCAGATAAATGTCTCTTGCAGTTCTCGGAAtgaaatgtacatttttaaacttgCTCCCGAAGCTATAATCACGATTTAAAGTAACATTCATAATAAATGCGAACGaacgtagaaaaatatttagaatatgaaTCTTTTTCTTTCTAAACAACGGACAAGTCCCGTCAATTCGAAAATTTGGTAACtacttaaatctaaataattttcatacaatattttatctttaaggcgtttattttaaaaagtatcctCTG belongs to Vanessa tameamea isolate UH-Manoa-2023 chromosome 28, ilVanTame1 primary haplotype, whole genome shotgun sequence and includes:
- the LOC135194236 gene encoding uncharacterized protein LOC135194236, with translation MEYIILVFTCLVTFCQVNSQYCGGCGPNPIVTSPQLLTNGPYLTAPQVMTSPVVSTTVVDNSVSNALANALQLLIVSDLIESKLSKIAPNSLLNTFAPILERFGPLCSPVVDVVAPCPTPIEVIPPCVPLIETITPTCYGGITETFCSNPYGVTETFIPNCYNGYTETIAATPCGVTEIITPNIGFNNIATLNPNIYGGLTEVISTTPCVQQFPLNNVFGGFTEVVTPTCGSNFFSGVTEVFTQNPFTNNYCDRFTEVITPVSAFNPGCIGGVTEIINSNPCTPNFYGGLTEIVSPFTPGCFSGVTEVLTPTSYMPNYLPNYGGVTEVVTPSQFSPFFGGISEFISSVGPFNPGYIPEVITANPYCPNYFGNVKEIIAPTGPYAPVAAEVLIPPAIPAQLTCNFGYMPTTMPCVSFNVEALPFEPCGCGCNGFPKGFYY